One window of Salegentibacter sp. Hel_I_6 genomic DNA carries:
- a CDS encoding MmcQ/YjbR family DNA-binding protein, with translation MDIETLRNYCISKKGVTEELPFGPDTLVFKVMGKMFALAGLDALPLSVNLKCDPETAIRLREEYENNILPGYHMNKQHWNTVILDGQLKPDFIFQLVDDSYNLVEAGLTKKQQQELKDLDE, from the coding sequence ATGGACATAGAAACGCTTAGAAATTACTGCATTAGCAAAAAAGGCGTAACCGAGGAACTTCCTTTTGGTCCAGATACCCTGGTTTTTAAAGTTATGGGTAAGATGTTTGCATTGGCCGGGCTTGATGCGCTTCCGCTTAGTGTAAATTTAAAATGTGATCCTGAAACAGCGATAAGATTGCGGGAAGAATACGAGAATAATATTTTACCCGGTTACCATATGAACAAACAGCATTGGAACACCGTAATCCTGGATGGTCAATTAAAACCCGATTTTATTTTTCAATTAGTAGACGATTCTTATAATTTGGTAGAAGCGGGATTAACTAAAAAGCAACAACAAGAACTTAAAGATTTAGATGAATAA
- a CDS encoding DUF4230 domain-containing protein: protein MEFLFIGLAVGAVVAYFIFARFNKEKSKLKTNEQSLVIMDKIRSVCKFITVEGDFSEVYHYENLKEKYLSLLLGKKKAIVLVNAKAHVGFDLSKVRMNSENEKKTIVLTNFPQPELLTVETDFKYYDKREGWANPFTTSDLTDINRDAKNYIVDKIPQSGLLDQARKEALDTILLMEKIVETIGWKLDYTALTLEDRNQKKIEK from the coding sequence ATGGAATTTTTATTTATCGGATTGGCCGTGGGAGCGGTCGTGGCTTATTTTATTTTTGCCAGGTTTAATAAGGAGAAATCAAAGCTTAAAACCAATGAACAGTCCTTGGTGATTATGGATAAAATAAGGAGTGTTTGTAAATTTATAACCGTTGAAGGCGATTTTTCTGAGGTTTATCATTACGAAAATTTAAAGGAAAAATACCTGAGTTTACTTCTGGGAAAGAAAAAGGCCATAGTTTTGGTAAACGCCAAAGCGCACGTGGGTTTTGATCTTAGTAAAGTGCGAATGAATAGCGAAAATGAAAAAAAAACCATTGTACTCACTAATTTTCCGCAGCCCGAACTGCTTACTGTAGAGACAGATTTTAAATATTACGATAAGCGCGAAGGTTGGGCAAACCCTTTCACAACTTCAGATCTTACGGATATTAACCGTGACGCAAAAAATTATATAGTTGACAAGATTCCCCAAAGCGGACTTCTAGACCAGGCGCGAAAAGAGGCGCTGGATACCATTTTATTGATGGAAAAAATTGTGGAAACCATTGGTTGGAAACTCGATTATACAGCACTGACTTTAGAAGATAGAAATCAGAAGAAAATTGAGAAATAA
- a CDS encoding DUF4260 domain-containing protein — protein MKITLALEELAMLILGIFVFSRLDFAWWWFLVLFFTPDFGMLGYIFNNKTGAFIYNLFHHKGLALLIWFLGFYVQSEVFQLIGVILFSHAAFDRILGYGLKYEKGFKFTHLGEIGN, from the coding sequence ATGAAAATAACACTCGCACTTGAAGAGCTCGCAATGTTAATATTGGGAATCTTCGTTTTTAGCCGATTAGACTTTGCCTGGTGGTGGTTTTTAGTTTTATTTTTTACACCAGATTTTGGAATGTTGGGGTATATCTTCAATAATAAAACAGGAGCTTTTATTTATAATCTTTTTCATCATAAAGGGCTTGCACTTTTAATATGGTTCCTGGGATTTTATGTGCAAAGTGAAGTATTTCAATTAATAGGTGTAATTTTGTTTTCACATGCGGCTTTTGATCGTATTTTAGGCTACGGGCTCAAGTATGAAAAGGGCTTCAAATTCACTCATTTGGGAGAAATAGGAAATTAA
- a CDS encoding cyclase family protein, which translates to MRTTINFKAKDYITDLSKPLDISIGLRGDAKNPVAWYLDAPKITPVKDGDFIGKVSEGASVNFNNIQFNPHAHGTHTECVGHISREFYSINQTLKTFFFFSKLISVEPEIRGDDSVISEAILREKIQPNETDALIIRTLPNFREKQTKKYSHTNWPYLSEEASVYLRNSGVKHLLIDLPSVDKEKDGGKLLAHKAFWNYPKNTRFDATITELVYVPNAIEDGDYLLNLQIASFENDASPSKPVLYKFL; encoded by the coding sequence ATGCGAACCACTATTAATTTTAAAGCTAAAGATTATATTACCGATCTTTCCAAACCCCTCGATATTTCCATTGGTTTGCGGGGCGATGCTAAAAATCCGGTGGCGTGGTATTTAGATGCTCCTAAAATAACACCGGTGAAAGACGGTGACTTTATTGGGAAAGTTTCAGAAGGAGCTTCGGTTAATTTTAATAATATTCAGTTTAACCCGCACGCTCACGGCACGCATACCGAATGTGTGGGGCATATTTCCAGGGAATTTTATAGCATCAATCAAACGCTGAAAACTTTCTTCTTTTTTTCAAAATTGATTTCAGTTGAACCGGAAATTAGGGGAGATGATAGTGTGATTTCCGAAGCAATTTTGAGGGAGAAAATTCAGCCTAACGAAACTGATGCTTTAATTATACGAACACTGCCCAATTTCAGGGAAAAGCAGACGAAAAAATATTCGCATACCAATTGGCCTTATCTTAGTGAAGAAGCTTCGGTTTACCTTAGAAATTCTGGTGTCAAGCATTTGCTTATAGATTTACCTTCAGTAGATAAGGAGAAGGATGGCGGGAAGTTATTGGCGCATAAAGCTTTTTGGAATTACCCGAAAAACACTCGTTTTGATGCTACTATTACCGAACTAGTTTATGTTCCTAATGCTATTGAGGATGGGGACTATTTACTAAATCTACAAATAGCTTCCTTTGAAAACGATGCAAGCCCCTCAAAACCTGTTTTATATAAATTCTTATGA
- a CDS encoding type II toxin-antitoxin system RelE/ParE family toxin, protein MKNGYKIFWTVHALSELEETIAYLEENWTAQELEKFAKELDHTLELISKNPKIFPISFKRKNIRRTVVAKFNSLYYRIHNESIEIISFFSNRQDPSKIKID, encoded by the coding sequence ATGAAAAATGGTTATAAGATTTTTTGGACCGTTCACGCACTTTCTGAACTTGAAGAAACAATAGCTTATTTAGAAGAAAACTGGACCGCACAGGAATTAGAAAAATTCGCCAAAGAACTGGATCATACGCTGGAATTAATTTCTAAAAACCCCAAGATATTCCCAATTTCATTTAAAAGAAAAAATATTCGAAGAACTGTGGTTGCAAAGTTCAACAGCCTATATTATAGAATACATAATGAATCTATTGAAATAATATCTTTCTTTTCAAACAGACAGGATCCTTCCAAAATTAAAATCGATTAG
- the hemW gene encoding radical SAM family heme chaperone HemW, which produces MSGIYIHIPFCKQACHYCDFHFSTSLKKKAKLVEMLCRELVLRKDELTSPEIQTIYFGGGTPSLLEAEELQQIFETIYSNYRIAENPEITLEANPDDLTEEKVEMLKASKINRLSIGIQSFFEEDLKLMNRAHNSEEALKSINLAKEYFDNISIDLIYGIPGMSVERWQRNIEISLELGVPHISSYALTVEPNTALQKFIERGKIKPVDDEAAKLHFEILVETLKRNGFEHYEFSNFGKPGYFSKNNTAYWLGKPYLGIGPAAHSYNGNSRKWNISNNPLYIKALENDKIPQETEDLSLSDKYNEYVMTRLRTKFGVELAEISGKFGEAYKAHFVKLAKPLQKEDLLQKKNGVFHITSKGKFLSDGIAADLFFLD; this is translated from the coding sequence ATGTCAGGTATCTATATCCATATTCCCTTTTGCAAGCAGGCCTGTCACTATTGTGATTTTCATTTCTCTACCTCTTTAAAAAAGAAAGCTAAGCTCGTGGAGATGCTATGTAGGGAATTAGTGCTGCGGAAGGATGAGCTCACTTCCCCTGAAATCCAGACGATCTATTTTGGGGGCGGAACACCCAGTTTATTGGAAGCGGAGGAACTTCAGCAAATTTTTGAGACCATTTACTCGAATTATAGAATTGCTGAAAATCCTGAAATCACCCTGGAAGCAAATCCCGATGATTTGACGGAAGAAAAGGTGGAAATGCTCAAGGCTTCTAAAATCAACCGCTTGAGTATTGGAATTCAATCTTTTTTTGAAGAAGATTTAAAGCTGATGAACCGTGCGCATAATTCCGAGGAAGCCTTAAAAAGTATCAATCTCGCCAAAGAATATTTTGACAACATTTCCATAGATCTTATTTACGGAATTCCGGGAATGAGTGTAGAACGATGGCAACGAAATATCGAAATTTCACTTGAATTGGGTGTACCGCATATCTCCAGTTATGCACTTACCGTAGAGCCGAATACCGCGCTTCAGAAATTTATTGAAAGAGGGAAAATTAAGCCGGTAGATGATGAAGCCGCAAAACTTCATTTCGAAATTCTTGTGGAGACCCTCAAAAGAAATGGTTTTGAACATTATGAGTTTTCCAACTTTGGAAAGCCCGGTTATTTTTCAAAAAATAACACCGCCTATTGGCTGGGAAAACCTTATTTAGGAATTGGTCCGGCAGCACATTCTTACAATGGAAATTCCAGAAAATGGAACATCTCCAATAATCCTTTATATATAAAAGCCCTGGAAAATGATAAGATTCCGCAGGAAACGGAAGATTTATCGCTTTCAGATAAGTACAACGAATATGTGATGACCCGGCTGCGGACAAAATTTGGGGTAGAGCTTGCTGAGATTTCCGGGAAATTTGGCGAAGCTTATAAAGCTCACTTTGTAAAACTTGCTAAGCCATTGCAAAAGGAAGATTTGCTCCAGAAAAAAAATGGGGTTTTTCATATTACTTCTAAAGGAAAATTTTTAAGTGATGGTATTGCTGCCGACTTGTTTTTCCTGGATTAA
- the ruvC gene encoding crossover junction endodeoxyribonuclease RuvC, which translates to MKSERIILGIDPGTTIMGFGLIKVENKQMKFIQLNELQLSKYSDPYVKLKLIFERTIELIDTYHPDEIAIEAPFFGKNVQSMLKLGRAQGVAMAAGLSREIPITEYLPKKIKMAITGNGNASKEQVAKMLQSLLGLKSLPKNLDSTDGLAAAVCHFYNSGSTEVGKSYSGWAAFVKQNPKKIK; encoded by the coding sequence TTGAAGAGCGAAAGAATCATTTTAGGAATTGATCCCGGCACTACGATTATGGGCTTCGGACTTATAAAAGTGGAAAATAAGCAGATGAAATTTATACAGCTGAATGAATTGCAGCTTAGTAAATATAGCGATCCCTACGTGAAACTTAAATTAATTTTTGAACGAACTATAGAACTGATAGACACTTATCATCCAGATGAAATTGCGATTGAAGCCCCGTTTTTTGGTAAAAACGTACAATCTATGCTTAAGCTGGGAAGGGCACAGGGCGTGGCAATGGCTGCCGGACTTTCCAGAGAAATACCAATTACTGAATATTTACCCAAGAAAATTAAAATGGCAATTACCGGTAACGGAAATGCCAGTAAAGAGCAGGTGGCAAAAATGTTACAAAGTTTACTCGGTTTGAAATCATTACCAAAAAATCTCGACTCAACCGACGGCCTTGCAGCCGCGGTTTGTCATTTTTACAATTCAGGTAGTACCGAAGTGGGAAAAAGTTATTCCGGATGGGCTGCTTTTGTAAAGCAAAACCCGAAGAAAATTAAATAG
- a CDS encoding glycosyltransferase: MFIFIVICIFYSVLMLMLLYGWKKIPEFSSENLPAEIRFSIIIPFRNEAGNLPILLHSLAGINYPESKYEIILVNDESEDNSAEIIEEFQHNLENFNLKVLENNRISNSPKKDAIATAINAANLEYIITTDADCRVPVNWLKSYNNFILKTENKLVAGPVALNSLPATNTNNKRKNILRNFEELDILSLQASTAGAFGIEQAFMCNGANLCYQKNAFIEVSGFSGNDKIASGDDVFLLQKFQQKKYKIGFLKSWEAIVYTKAQQSFGDLVSQRIRWASKAPAYKSLFSKFTGITVLLMNLSLVIAAFLVFFQLLPYQPILIIFLIKFNLDFILIYSAAKFFQRETVLRSYFWSSIFYPFFSTYVAVKSLFSDFYWKGRQFKN, translated from the coding sequence ATGTTCATCTTTATTGTTATCTGTATTTTTTATTCGGTTTTAATGCTCATGCTGCTTTACGGCTGGAAAAAGATCCCTGAATTCTCTTCGGAAAATTTACCCGCGGAAATTCGGTTTTCTATTATAATCCCTTTTAGAAATGAAGCTGGAAATTTACCGATTCTATTGCATTCCCTGGCTGGGATAAATTATCCTGAATCTAAATATGAAATTATCCTGGTGAACGATGAATCTGAAGATAATTCAGCGGAAATCATCGAAGAATTTCAGCATAACCTTGAAAATTTCAATTTAAAAGTTCTGGAAAACAATCGTATTTCAAATTCCCCGAAGAAAGACGCTATTGCGACCGCAATTAATGCTGCCAATTTGGAATATATCATCACTACCGATGCTGATTGCCGGGTTCCTGTAAACTGGTTAAAAAGCTATAATAATTTTATTCTTAAAACCGAAAACAAACTCGTTGCCGGGCCGGTTGCTTTAAATTCTCTTCCAGCAACAAATACAAATAATAAGCGCAAAAATATCTTAAGGAATTTTGAAGAGTTGGATATTTTAAGTCTTCAGGCATCCACTGCCGGAGCTTTTGGAATTGAGCAAGCTTTTATGTGTAATGGCGCAAATTTATGTTATCAAAAAAATGCTTTTATAGAAGTTTCGGGGTTTTCGGGAAACGATAAAATTGCCAGCGGTGACGATGTTTTTTTACTTCAAAAATTTCAACAAAAGAAATATAAAATTGGCTTTTTAAAAAGTTGGGAAGCAATTGTATATACGAAAGCTCAACAAAGTTTTGGTGATCTGGTTTCGCAACGAATTCGTTGGGCTTCTAAAGCTCCGGCCTATAAAAGCTTATTTTCTAAATTTACCGGAATAACTGTCCTTTTAATGAATCTAAGTCTTGTGATCGCCGCCTTTTTAGTCTTCTTTCAGCTATTGCCATACCAACCTATTTTGATCATTTTCCTCATAAAATTCAACCTGGATTTCATCCTGATCTATAGCGCAGCTAAATTTTTTCAACGAGAAACAGTTTTGCGAAGTTATTTCTGGAGTAGCATCTTTTATCCTTTTTTTAGCACTTATGTAGCTGTTAAATCTCTATTTTCGGATTTTTACTGGAAAGGAAGACAATTTAAAAACTAG
- a CDS encoding YciI-like protein codes for MHYYILEYVTGENYLEERMKFRKEHLNHATEYFNEGYLKLGGAIDSANEAVLVFKADSDKIAKTFAENDPYVKNGLVKAWTVKKWNVVIGN; via the coding sequence ATGCATTATTATATTTTAGAGTATGTAACGGGAGAGAATTACCTTGAAGAAAGGATGAAATTTCGTAAAGAACACTTAAATCACGCAACCGAGTATTTTAATGAAGGCTATCTTAAACTTGGCGGTGCAATAGATTCGGCTAACGAAGCTGTACTTGTTTTTAAAGCGGATAGCGATAAAATTGCGAAAACTTTTGCCGAAAACGATCCGTATGTGAAAAACGGACTGGTAAAAGCCTGGACGGTGAAAAAGTGGAATGTAGTGATTGGGAATTAA
- a CDS encoding type II toxin-antitoxin system HicB family antitoxin: MKKISVYVEKAEDGTYWGSTQNLPGGVSAFGNSLDELKQNLKVAFEDYKEVAEDLNEEWLNEIKGLTEFEYRLDIASFFKLLPIKISAIAEKSGINPSLMRQYASGKANASEERARRIEKAIHELGEDLLSVSI; encoded by the coding sequence ATGAAAAAGATTAGTGTGTATGTTGAAAAGGCCGAAGATGGGACTTATTGGGGAAGTACTCAAAACCTCCCGGGCGGAGTAAGTGCTTTTGGAAATTCATTAGATGAATTAAAACAAAATCTCAAAGTCGCGTTTGAAGATTATAAAGAAGTAGCAGAAGATCTTAATGAAGAATGGTTAAATGAAATTAAAGGGTTAACTGAATTCGAATATAGGCTGGATATAGCTTCATTTTTCAAACTTCTTCCAATAAAAATTTCTGCTATCGCCGAAAAATCCGGTATCAATCCTTCGCTCATGAGACAATATGCCAGTGGAAAAGCAAATGCTTCAGAAGAAAGGGCAAGAAGAATAGAAAAAGCTATTCACGAATTAGGTGAAGATCTTCTTTCTGTATCAATTTAA
- a CDS encoding type II toxin-antitoxin system HicA family toxin produces the protein MNSVSLIRTIKKDGWYLVRTKGSHHHFKHPKKKGIVTIPHPKKDLPKGTVNSILKQAGIK, from the coding sequence GTGAATTCGGTTTCCCTAATTAGAACAATTAAAAAGGATGGTTGGTACCTCGTAAGAACAAAAGGAAGCCACCATCATTTTAAGCATCCCAAAAAGAAAGGAATTGTTACCATTCCGCATCCGAAAAAGGATCTTCCTAAGGGAACGGTGAATTCAATTTTAAAACAAGCCGGAATTAAATAA
- a CDS encoding lipopolysaccharide assembly protein LapB, with protein MSRISFITILMLAFKAEAQTSALAVSDSLYAVGEYAEAIGKLQEIAPKTDKVYLKLAKNYAANRQPEIALDNYKKVLDENPDRVLTAVDYGELLVKTGKLKAADSVFKELTEKYPENANFKFQQGLIREKLKDSTAMGYFMHTMILDTTHQGALYKIAKDKLRNRQYTMAEHYSKQGLRANANNPSLLSILAQTYSSLKLYREAIPPYKKLIQIGQDSEFIYTKIGFAYYQDGDYLKAIEMYNEALNFEDKNSATHYTLGKLYALTGDLDKSETHLLMSILIKKQPVDAEYLSLGLTYKMQEKHKDALDYFNKALEENPDNERAMYERAVAADNYFADDETAIGYYRAYFNKYESIGNDGMLYRAKTRISDLKKKMHLAEN; from the coding sequence GTGAGTAGAATAAGTTTTATAACCATTTTAATGTTAGCCTTCAAAGCCGAAGCTCAAACTTCGGCCTTGGCGGTTTCTGATAGTTTGTATGCCGTGGGAGAATATGCTGAGGCAATAGGCAAACTGCAGGAAATAGCTCCAAAGACAGATAAGGTATATCTAAAACTTGCGAAGAATTACGCGGCTAATCGGCAGCCTGAAATCGCACTGGATAACTATAAAAAGGTTTTAGATGAAAATCCCGATCGTGTTTTAACCGCGGTGGATTATGGAGAGTTATTGGTGAAAACCGGAAAACTAAAAGCTGCAGATAGTGTTTTTAAAGAGCTAACCGAAAAATATCCTGAAAATGCCAATTTTAAATTTCAGCAGGGCTTAATCAGGGAAAAGCTAAAAGATAGCACGGCAATGGGTTATTTTATGCATACCATGATACTGGATACGACGCACCAGGGAGCGCTTTACAAAATCGCAAAAGATAAATTAAGAAATAGACAGTACACTATGGCCGAGCATTACAGCAAGCAGGGTTTGCGAGCAAATGCAAATAATCCATCTTTACTTTCTATTCTCGCCCAAACTTATTCTTCCTTAAAATTATATCGGGAAGCTATTCCTCCTTATAAGAAATTGATCCAAATTGGCCAGGATTCCGAATTTATCTATACTAAAATCGGATTTGCATATTACCAGGATGGAGATTATTTGAAAGCTATTGAAATGTATAATGAAGCTCTTAATTTTGAAGATAAAAATTCAGCGACGCATTACACCCTGGGTAAATTGTATGCCTTAACCGGCGATTTAGATAAATCTGAAACCCATTTATTAATGTCTATTCTTATAAAGAAGCAACCGGTGGATGCCGAATATTTGAGCTTAGGACTAACCTATAAAATGCAGGAAAAGCATAAAGATGCGCTGGATTATTTTAATAAAGCCCTGGAAGAAAATCCCGATAATGAACGTGCCATGTATGAACGCGCTGTGGCAGCCGATAATTACTTTGCAGATGACGAAACCGCGATAGGCTACTATCGGGCTTATTTTAATAAATATGAAAGTATTGGAAACGATGGGATGCTTTATCGTGCAAAAACCAGGATTAGTGATTTGAAGAAAAAGATGCATTTAGCGGAGAACTAA
- a CDS encoding M56 family metallopeptidase, which yields MLAYILQVVVFQLGFLLMYELLLKKETFFTINRWYLLVTPLVSLLLPMLKFESLSALVPAESISALSQVWLPEVYIGGEPENIQQLPAVNIAQEQGLQINWWLVTYISGVALSLILLLKKYQNLNHLFRFRRISEDKELRIIEVPNSNIACTFFKTVFLGDKLSEAEKQQILSHELVHVKQKHSLDLVFFEALKILFWFNPLVYIYQSRIATLHEFIADANVVKTTTKRSYYEQLLNTAFNTQNISFINQFFNHSLIKKRIIMLQKSRSKTIAKVKYLFVLPLLFMMLTYVSCSDDREGIEKEEPIYQQLTEIKLAVQDGKELSLEEKEELFEIMKVVMDNEDRPTPPPLPPFEKSADSGDNSNAVPFAVIEEVPIFEGCEGLNSNQERKECMSSKISQFVNTNFNTNLGKELNLKGVNRVITQFRIDETGEVVDVRARASHPALQEEGIRVISELPKMQPGKQDGKEISVMYSLPIVFQMGESE from the coding sequence ATGTTAGCGTATATACTTCAGGTAGTTGTGTTCCAACTCGGTTTTTTACTGATGTATGAACTACTACTAAAAAAAGAGACATTTTTCACAATAAATCGCTGGTATTTGTTAGTGACACCGCTGGTTTCGCTTTTACTACCTATGCTGAAATTCGAAAGTTTATCGGCTTTGGTGCCGGCAGAATCCATCTCGGCCCTTTCGCAGGTTTGGCTTCCGGAAGTTTATATTGGCGGTGAACCTGAAAATATTCAACAGTTGCCCGCCGTGAATATCGCTCAAGAGCAGGGTTTACAAATAAACTGGTGGTTAGTCACCTATATTTCAGGAGTAGCGCTTAGTTTAATTCTATTGCTAAAAAAGTATCAGAATTTAAATCATTTATTTCGTTTCCGAAGAATTTCAGAAGATAAAGAGCTTAGAATTATTGAAGTTCCGAATTCAAATATTGCCTGTACTTTTTTTAAAACCGTGTTTTTGGGCGATAAATTATCTGAAGCTGAAAAGCAACAAATTTTATCACACGAACTGGTTCATGTTAAGCAAAAACACAGCCTGGACCTGGTGTTTTTTGAAGCTTTAAAGATCTTATTTTGGTTTAATCCGCTGGTATATATCTACCAAAGCAGGATTGCCACTTTGCACGAGTTCATCGCCGATGCAAACGTGGTGAAAACCACAACCAAACGCAGCTATTATGAACAGTTGCTTAACACCGCGTTTAACACGCAAAATATTTCATTCATCAATCAATTTTTTAATCATTCATTAATCAAAAAACGAATTATTATGTTACAAAAATCAAGATCAAAAACAATCGCAAAAGTTAAGTACCTTTTTGTACTCCCCTTACTTTTTATGATGCTTACGTATGTGTCATGTTCAGATGATAGAGAAGGAATAGAAAAAGAAGAACCGATCTATCAGCAATTGACCGAAATTAAATTGGCTGTCCAGGATGGTAAAGAATTATCGCTTGAAGAGAAAGAAGAGTTATTCGAAATAATGAAAGTAGTAATGGATAATGAAGATCGTCCAACTCCGCCGCCACTGCCACCTTTTGAAAAATCAGCAGACTCTGGAGATAATTCAAACGCTGTTCCCTTTGCAGTAATCGAAGAAGTACCCATTTTTGAAGGTTGTGAAGGTTTAAATTCTAACCAGGAAAGAAAGGAATGTATGTCGAGCAAAATTTCTCAATTTGTAAACACAAATTTCAACACCAATCTAGGAAAAGAATTAAACCTTAAGGGAGTGAATCGCGTAATTACCCAATTTAGGATAGATGAAACCGGAGAAGTTGTAGATGTAAGAGCGCGAGCTTCGCATCCAGCGTTACAGGAGGAAGGTATAAGAGTTATTTCTGAACTTCCTAAAATGCAACCAGGCAAGCAGGATGGTAAAGAAATTAGCGTAATGTATTCATTACCAATAGTTTTTCAAATGGGAGAAAGTGAGTAG
- a CDS encoding BlaI/MecI/CopY family transcriptional regulator, which translates to MKQLTKAEEEIMQILWKLEKANVASIIEEMPEPKPAYNTVSTIVRILEDKGFVDHEKKGKGYLYFPLLARETYSNQSINKLMNNYFNGSFKSMVSFFMKKNDMDTKDLESILKEINKKEQ; encoded by the coding sequence ATGAAACAACTAACCAAAGCCGAAGAAGAGATTATGCAAATTCTCTGGAAACTGGAGAAAGCCAATGTCGCTTCCATTATAGAAGAAATGCCGGAGCCAAAACCGGCTTATAATACGGTTTCTACTATTGTGAGGATCCTGGAAGATAAAGGTTTTGTAGACCACGAAAAGAAAGGAAAAGGCTATTTGTATTTTCCGCTTTTGGCGCGGGAAACCTACAGCAATCAAAGCATCAATAAATTGATGAACAATTATTTTAACGGCTCCTTTAAAAGTATGGTTTCCTTTTTTATGAAAAAGAACGATATGGATACCAAAGATTTAGAGTCAATTTTAAAGGAAATAAACAAAAAAGAACAATAA
- a CDS encoding DUF456 domain-containing protein, which translates to MDLILFGIGAVLMILGILGSFLPVLPGVPLSWVGLLLLYLAPSVPMNYWVLGIAFVLAAIIYALQLIIPAMGTKKYGGSKAGMWGATIGLIIGIFVPIPLGIIIGAFAGAFIGEIINKSDSKSALRAAYGSFIGLLASTFMEMVVAVGFLIFFSYKAWEFRELIF; encoded by the coding sequence ATGGACTTAATATTATTTGGAATTGGAGCGGTTTTAATGATCCTTGGAATCCTGGGAAGTTTTTTACCGGTTTTGCCCGGTGTACCGCTTAGTTGGGTGGGCTTACTCCTACTCTACCTGGCGCCATCGGTGCCAATGAACTACTGGGTTTTAGGAATTGCTTTTGTTCTCGCCGCAATAATTTATGCTCTGCAACTTATTATCCCGGCAATGGGAACAAAAAAATACGGTGGCAGTAAAGCGGGAATGTGGGGCGCTACTATTGGATTGATTATTGGGATTTTTGTCCCAATTCCGCTGGGAATAATTATAGGGGCTTTTGCCGGTGCTTTTATTGGAGAGATAATCAACAAATCTGATTCTAAATCGGCATTGCGGGCGGCTTATGGATCTTTTATTGGCCTACTTGCTTCTACTTTTATGGAGATGGTGGTAGCAGTAGGGTTTTTAATTTTCTTTAGCTATAAAGCCTGGGAGTTTCGGGAGTTGATATTTTAA
- a CDS encoding HPF/RaiA family ribosome-associated protein, translated as MLINIQFIKTKGSEALTQFVSESLNKLSEKYDWLIRAEVYFKEENDPTGKSKICEIELSAPGPRIFASSTEESFELAIKKTVFELEQQLKKRKAVFAAH; from the coding sequence ATGCTCATTAATATTCAATTTATAAAAACAAAAGGAAGTGAAGCTTTAACTCAATTTGTATCAGAAAGCTTAAATAAACTATCAGAAAAATATGACTGGCTCATAAGAGCCGAAGTTTACTTTAAAGAGGAAAATGACCCTACGGGAAAATCAAAGATTTGTGAGATCGAGCTCAGTGCGCCCGGACCAAGGATTTTTGCTTCCTCTACAGAAGAAAGTTTTGAATTAGCCATAAAAAAAACCGTCTTCGAACTGGAACAGCAGCTCAAAAAACGAAAAGCTGTTTTCGCAGCACATTAA